The region GAGCCGCATCTTTTGCATAGAATTCAAGGTCAAGATTTTCAATAAATTCAAATCCTTGATGAGCACCAGGTCCATGAGATCCTGTTTGCATCTCAGATTCATTTGAGGCAACAGCTGTGAGATACATACGTGTATATGTACGTGAGTCTTCAACAAGAGCTCCCTCAGAGTTAGCAATCAAAACATTTTGTTTTTTCTCAGATAGATTAATCGAGCTTTGAGAAATAGAAGCATCATAGTTTTTAATCCATTCACTCGCTTGCCGCATTTTTTCAATTCGTCTTGAAGCAGGAACATCTTCTAAATTTAATTTTATAAGATGTTGATTTACAATCTCTTGACGCACTAAGTTTAAGGGTTTTATAATTTGTTGACCAACTAAAGCTTGTGCAATTTCACGTGCGGTTTTGAGTAAGTTTTCGCGAGTGGAATCATTGGTGTAACCATAGACACAATTGGTTCCTTGAAACAATCGAATACCAACTCCATAGTCTTCACCACGATTAGCTTTATCCACTTTTCCTCCCACCATCGTGATGGTTTGAGAATCGGTTTGCTCAACGTAAAGTTCGGCAAAATCAGCGCCCATAGATAAGGCTTCATCTAACACATCTTGAATTAACAAGTGATCTAGCATCTAGTTACTCCTCCTTTGAAATAATAAGACGATGATTGCTCCCTATCAAAGTTATAGTCTGGGATCTTCATTTCCCAATCCTAATTAGTGTCTGGGGTTACAGGTCTTTTTATTTACAGTTTAAGATATTATACCACATTCTACTAAAATCTAAAGAAGGTTAATAGAAAAAATTACCAATTAAAGATGGGTTTGAAAAATGATCGATCATTAATAAAAATATCAAGTAAAGAAAAAAGGATGTATGATTCAAAACACGTAGAGGAGAAAGGTGACTAATCAGTCTTATATCTAGAGGATGATTCACTTTATATATGTGGAAGTAGATTTAGGCTTGGATTGGTACAAAAGTAAATGACGCCGTTGGCAGAGCAAGAAATACTAGAAAAAATATCAAAATCAGAGGGTGATAAACAACCGGATAAACTCAATGAAAATATGGGGGATGATTAAATGAATTAGCATTTCGCTGTTATGAAAAATTGGAGTTAAAAAAGCAGTACGAATGCAAGCGGCTCGCATGATGTCAAGCAGACAGGGATACTTTTTTGATGAATAGCTTTTAAAAGGAGTGATAAACTAAAGAAGAATGATTTGCAAGGGATGTGAATATGACGCGAAGCGGTTGCGTCTTTTATCAAATGAGACAGAGATTAAGTCAATTATTCATATTAATCGGATTCATTTGCTTTTTAATCCCGATTGGAAATTTAGCTCGGATGCAATATTATAAAGAACAAGCATCCTTAACGTGGCAACTACCACTGGGATTAAATAGCCTTGATTTATCGATGCGAGAGTTATTTTCAATGGTATATGATGAGATTCCCTCTACTAATGCTCGCATTGGAAGTGTCAGTTACTTAAAAGAAATTCCTATCCCGCTCTATCAGGGGATTGAGAATCAGCAATTGACGAAGGGGCTTGGTCATGATCCTTTATCCGTGTTACCTGGTGAAAATGGGAATTGCTTAATTTACGGGCATCGAGAGGAGTTTTTATGGGAACTTCAAGCCATTGCAGTCGGTGATGAGATTTTCGTTCAAACGATTTATGGGACATGGATTTATGAAGTGAATGAGATTCATGTGTTAAATCCGGATGATTCCTTTATTTTCGAGCAAACGAAAACTCCCACGTTAACTTTGGTAACTTGTCATCCTTTCATCTACTTTGGGCCGATTAAAAATCGATTTGTGGTTCGTGGAACATTAATTGGGAAACTTTAACTATATTTTGATGGTAAAAATCTAAATATAGTTAAAGTTTTTTTTATGACCTATGATATAATCTAATTATGAATTTGATAATCATTATCAACAGTAGATAGGAGAGAAGTGTATGATGATTAATAAACGACTCATCTCGATTTGTGAAGAGTCTAAAAAATATATGTTTTTAACCCTCCTTTGTAGTTGGATTGGGATTATATGTAACATTGCCATTATCTTTATGATGGGATTATTTATTAATGCAATGGTAGCGGGGGAGACGTTATCAAAAGGATTAAGTCATTTTTATTTGACGAAACATTTAACATTAGCGGTTGCTATTCCGTTACTTATTATCTTATTGATTGCAAAATTTATTGCTCACCATTATTATGGAAAATTCTCGTATAAATCATCAGCAAAAGCACGTAGTACCTTACGTTCTTTAATTTATGAAAAGTTATTACGCTTAGGAATGGATTATCAAAAATCACAGCCAACCTCAACAATTGTTCAGATTTCAATTGAAGGAGTTGAACAGCTAGAAATTTATTTTGGGAAATATTTACCTCAATTTTTCTATTCATTATTAGCTCCTTTAACTCTATTTGTCGTCATTTCAACGATTTCTTGGAAAGTCGCGTTAGTATTTATTGCCTGTGTCCCATTAATTCCAATATCAATTATTGCCTTAATGAAAGTCGCTAAACGTATCATGAAAGATTATTGGAATAACTATGCGGATCTTGGAGATACATTCCTCGAAAACTTACAAGGACTAACGACTTTAAAAGTTTATGGACAAGATGACATTAAGCATCTTGAAATGAATGAAGAAGCGGAAAAGTTCCGTCGTATTACGATGAAATTGTTAAGTATGCAGCTAAATTCAATTAATATTATGGATTTAATTGCTTTTGGGGGTTCAGCACTAGGAACGATTGTCGCTCTTTATCAATTCCAAAAGGGTGCCATAAATGTTGGAGAATTAATTGTCATTATTTTACTATCATCTGAATTCTTTATTCCAATGCGATTACTTGGATCTTACTTCCATATTGCGATGAATGGAATGGCGGCAAGTGATCGAATCTTTGCTTTATTGGATACAGAAGAAGTGGCAGTTAAGAACCCTTGTGATTTTAAAAAGGATTCATCTGTGAAGATTGAAGTGGAGAACATTAACTTTAGTTATGATGGAGAACGCCAAGTTCTAAATGACATTTCATTTGACTTAACAAATGGCGGTTTAACTGCAATTGTTGGGGAAAGTGGAAGTGGAAAAAGTACAATGGCGACGTTATTAATTGGACAAAAACGACCAACTAGTGGACGTATCTTAATCAATGGAGTAGATTTAACTCAGTTAAAAACTGAAGCTTTATATGAGCATGTGTCATTAGTTTCAGCGCATAGTCATATTTTTAAAGGAAGCATTAAAGAAAATTTACTAATGGCAAAACGTGATGCTACATCAGAAGAAGTGAATCAAGCCTTAAAAATGGCACGACTTGATCAGTTTATTGCTGGACTACCAAAAGGTTTAGAAACTGAAGTTTCAGAAAATGGAAGTTCATTATCAGGTGGACAAAAACAACGTTTAGCTTTAGCACGTGTGATTTTAGCGAATCGTGATGTGATTATTTTTGATGAAGCAACTTCAAATATTGATGTTGAAAGCGAAGAAGCGATTTGGGATGCTATTTATGAGTTATCACAGCAAAAAACAATTTTAGTCATTTCACATCGTTTAGCAAGCGTGAAACGTGCGAAAGCAATTCATGTGTTTAAATTAGGAACACTGGTTGAATCGGGAACACATGATCATTTAATGAGTCAAAATGGAGTTTACGCTCACATGGTTGAAAGTCAACAACAATTAGAAATGATTAGGGAGGTGGAGTAGATGAAACGTCAATCTGGATTTAAGATTATGATGCGCCTCTTAAAAGAATTAAAGCCTTTAGTTGGGGTGATGATGATTACAATTACCCTTGGAGTTTTAGGGTTTTTAACAGCTATCTCCATTGCTAGTTTTGCAGCAGTAGCACTTGGAACATTAGTTGAAGGAGCTACTATTGTTTCATTTAAAGCAGCTATCACCATCATGGCAGTTTGTGCCGTGATGCGTGGATTACTTCGTTATGGAGAACAATTATCAGGACATTATATTGCCTTTAAAATTTTATATTTATTGCGTGATAAAATCTTTGCTAAACTTCGTACACTTGCTCCCGCAAAATTAGAAGGACGTGATAAAGGAGATTTAATTTCACTGATTACATCTGATATTGAATTACTTGAAGTCTTTTATGCACATACGATTGCGCCGATTGCAATTGCGATTTTAACCAATTCGATGATTACGGTACTTTTATGGTTCATTCATCCGATTTATGGGGTGTTAGCAGCCTTCTTCTTTATTTTAGTTGGATTTGTGGTCCCTTACGCTTCTTCGAAATTAGTAAGTGAGGCTGGGGTTAATTATCGTCGTGAGTTTGGAAGTAGTAATCAATATATTCTAGATTCATTACGTGGATTAAAAGAGATTTTACTATTTAATCAAGGACAGGAACGCTTAACTCAATTAAATCAAAAGTCTGAGGAGTTAAATGAAAGTATTCGTAAAATTAAAGATCACGAAGGGATCGTGACGGGAATTACAAGTACCATTATTACGCTTGCAATGCTTGTATTCCTAGGAGTTGGAGCATACCTTTACTCAATCGGAGCCGTGACTTTAACATTAGTTTTAGTAGCGCTTGTTGTGATTGCTTCTTCATTTGGACCGGTTGTTGCATTAAGTAATTTATCGAACACATTAGCTCATACGTTTGCCTGTGCCGAGCGTTTATTCGAGTTACTAGATGAAATGCCACAAGTTGAAGAAGTGAGCGGACAAATGCCACTGACGATGAATGAGATGACACTAGATCGAGTTTCATTTGCCTATCCAAATAGTGATCACTTATTACTTGATGAAGCATCGATTCACATTGAAAAAGGTGAAAAGTTAGCATTAATCGGAGAAAGTGGAATTGGAAAAAGTACGTTTATTAAGTTATTAATGCGCTATTTTGACACAAAAAAAGGTCATGTCTTCATTGACGGAACGAATATTAAGTCAATTCCAACGGCCTCATTAAGATTGAAACAAACTCTTGTTAGTCAAGAGACGTATTTATTTAATGATACGATTGAAAATAACATTAAAATTGGTTGCAAGGATGCAAGTCTTGAAGAGGTAATAGAAGCTGCTAAAAAGGCATCGATTCATGAATT is a window of Turicibacter sanguinis DNA encoding:
- a CDS encoding class D sortase is translated as MTRSGCVFYQMRQRLSQLFILIGFICFLIPIGNLARMQYYKEQASLTWQLPLGLNSLDLSMRELFSMVYDEIPSTNARIGSVSYLKEIPIPLYQGIENQQLTKGLGHDPLSVLPGENGNCLIYGHREEFLWELQAIAVGDEIFVQTIYGTWIYEVNEIHVLNPDDSFIFEQTKTPTLTLVTCHPFIYFGPIKNRFVVRGTLIGKL
- a CDS encoding ABC transporter ATP-binding protein/permease, whose translation is MMINKRLISICEESKKYMFLTLLCSWIGIICNIAIIFMMGLFINAMVAGETLSKGLSHFYLTKHLTLAVAIPLLIILLIAKFIAHHYYGKFSYKSSAKARSTLRSLIYEKLLRLGMDYQKSQPTSTIVQISIEGVEQLEIYFGKYLPQFFYSLLAPLTLFVVISTISWKVALVFIACVPLIPISIIALMKVAKRIMKDYWNNYADLGDTFLENLQGLTTLKVYGQDDIKHLEMNEEAEKFRRITMKLLSMQLNSINIMDLIAFGGSALGTIVALYQFQKGAINVGELIVIILLSSEFFIPMRLLGSYFHIAMNGMAASDRIFALLDTEEVAVKNPCDFKKDSSVKIEVENINFSYDGERQVLNDISFDLTNGGLTAIVGESGSGKSTMATLLIGQKRPTSGRILINGVDLTQLKTEALYEHVSLVSAHSHIFKGSIKENLLMAKRDATSEEVNQALKMARLDQFIAGLPKGLETEVSENGSSLSGGQKQRLALARVILANRDVIIFDEATSNIDVESEEAIWDAIYELSQQKTILVISHRLASVKRAKAIHVFKLGTLVESGTHDHLMSQNGVYAHMVESQQQLEMIREVE
- the cydC gene encoding thiol reductant ABC exporter subunit CydC, translating into MKRQSGFKIMMRLLKELKPLVGVMMITITLGVLGFLTAISIASFAAVALGTLVEGATIVSFKAAITIMAVCAVMRGLLRYGEQLSGHYIAFKILYLLRDKIFAKLRTLAPAKLEGRDKGDLISLITSDIELLEVFYAHTIAPIAIAILTNSMITVLLWFIHPIYGVLAAFFFILVGFVVPYASSKLVSEAGVNYRREFGSSNQYILDSLRGLKEILLFNQGQERLTQLNQKSEELNESIRKIKDHEGIVTGITSTIITLAMLVFLGVGAYLYSIGAVTLTLVLVALVVIASSFGPVVALSNLSNTLAHTFACAERLFELLDEMPQVEEVSGQMPLTMNEMTLDRVSFAYPNSDHLLLDEASIHIEKGEKLALIGESGIGKSTFIKLLMRYFDTKKGHVFIDGTNIKSIPTASLRLKQTLVSQETYLFNDTIENNIKIGCKDASLEEVIEAAKKASIHEFIESLPKGYQTKVGELGGMVSSGEKQRLGLARAFLHNGDVLILDEPTSNLDALNEGSILKSIQDYGQDKTVILISHRKSTTAVCEKVYRLENQKLYQN